The window cattatcattaaaactcaaaattttcgaacccttttaattagttttcttcatattttatcATCAACTAGAACATGCAATAGAAATGCTCATAAACTTAGTACAGTGTTTTAGTTTACTTCTTCAACCTCTTCAatctataaaactaaaaagagtTTTAGTTTTTCACATACTGGCTGTGGGAACATAAAATATATTGATCAATACGAATACGTTCGGTATACAACTTATCAAATATGATTACTCTGCACTTGACAAAATATGCGGCTTATTAGTCAAATCCTAATGAGCTAATGGGCCATGTTTTCTACGATGGTCCCATAAGCTCACACTCAACAGGCCTCCGAGTTCAATTCATCACAGTTGATCGCCATGTGACATAAGCAAATCATCCTGATATGTAATGGGTTTGCTTATCAATATCTTAGCATGGCAAGACTTTCCAAAGCATATTTTAGGAATCTCATGGGAATTTCATCGATGTGCAGACTAGGTAATGCTAACAGGCTTAACGAACCTGGACGCTAGAGTTAACTCCTCAATTTTCACCATACTCTTATTACTTCTTACAGTATTTCGGACTACACCAAtgttaatctaacttcatttgTTTTAATGTGGGTAGGTTTTTGTCAATTCAATTCGAAATGGAAATTTGATTCCATACTATCAAATCAATCATTTTTTTCTGTTCAAATAAGGGTGATGTTTGTTAATTTAAGTGAAGAATACTAACTGAACATGATATAAATTTGACAGTAGTGTAAATTGACGAACTTTAAAAGGTTGCGTAAACTTGAAAATCAATCTGAAAGACGAAGACAAAATGAAGAGTGGATGTGAATTGGAAGGAACAGTCCTCCTTCGAAAGGGAGAGGGGAAATATTGTGGCAATTTTACTATTTGtttggtcaaaaaaaaaaaaaaacagttaacAACAAACGAAATtgataagacaaaaagtaattcTTTGACAAGCAATAGAGGGCCAGTATAGTCCAAGCCCGAAAGctctttttcttcatttcttgcaATAATATATTAGGGTTTAGAAACTACTAATTAAACAAATTTCATTGTTAAGCAATCTACTAGGCATCAACACACACCCCATCATCACCACGTTTCCAACACCAACCACCATGCAAGACAAGATGCCAAGGGACAAGAGCAAAAGTATCAAATCCATAAACCTAATTTCGTTTGTTCTTGGTAATCCAGCCTATTAAGTAGTCTGAAGTATAAAACAATTttcatcatttgattttttaaaatcaatcttcgttgtttattttatgaactactAAGTGGTCTCAGgctattgaaaaataaataaatatgaacATGCTTATTTCTTACAAGTTAACAAGCAACATGAATGCCTCCACTGAGTTGCATCATAGACATACAATCTTTTTGCCAATTactaattctatttttttttatttctttcctccatgttaaaaagttaatcagTTACAAAGTGAAATGTTCATACAATATTTCTCGCATAATAatctttttttatcttttcctaTCTTTCATTTCTTCCATTCATCATAAAAAGGGTAATCAGCTACAAAGCGAAATTGCACCAATTTATATAATTCTTCTAGGCTGCTAGAAAACTAGCACAATAAAATTTATTAAGTTGTGAGGCGAGTTTCCACCTATACTTACATCGGTCTCCCACAATATCGAGTTgacaataataaaaatatatatttttggtgtTAACAAGAACAATATGTTTTCGGCACATTTGCAACCATAGAATCCAAAGAAACTAAACTACAATCTAATAATCTCTTCTTTTTGGCACATTTGAGAAAACGTTCCCAAATTGTTTGCCTTTTCTTTTGCAATGCACAACTACAATCCTCAACCAAGAAATGGAATGCCACCCTCGCCAAGAAATTGCAATCAACTAGGCGGCAGTTCTTGCTATGGCTTGGAGCCGGCGGCAGCTCCCTCTAGTTGCCTTTCAGTTATGGCGACTTCACTATCTCCCTTAAGCGCGAATGCTCCGGATCCAACTAGAGTGGCGAATGGCGATAGTGCAAATTGATTTGGTCAGAGTGTCCTCCACTAGAATGAGCCGACCGGTGTTTCCCTTCTCGGATGGTGTAGTTTTGTCGTCTTGCCCAGCGAGTGTTATGGTCGTACTTTGGCATTGAGATTGGTGTTTCGTCTTTTTCAACAACTCGGATGGTGTAATTTTGTCGTCTCGCCCATCGAGTGTTATGGTCGCATTTTGGCATTGAGAATGGTGTTTTGTCTTTTTCAACAATCACTTCGCGTGGTCTCGCTCTTGTAATAACTTTACACGGCTTCGTTGTTTGATGATGACTGTTGTGGTCATCGTCGACGCATATTTTGCTGCGTCTGTCGTTCTTTGTGACCGATTTCTATGGGCAACATTTATAGTTTTGTGCGTGTGATAGACGTATAATGGTTTACAGTAATTGTGTGTATTTATGTAAATTCATTCCAAATTAATTTCATGGACACTAGAGCAATATACCCAATCGGCACCTCTGGATTTGTTTGGAAAGATCAATGAAATACACACTATAATTTCTAGTAAAAAATTGGCCACAAGCCACAAAAAGGCAAAATTCTAAATGGTTCTTATCAATCAATCTTTTTTGAAGCCAATCTAACATTCCAAAATCCTTAATAAAATCTTACTTACAGACACCAATTAACACTAAAATATAATTATCCTgaacaaaaaagcaaaaaagacAACACAAAAATAAAGGAGACAGGACCATCCCCCGCCAATAATTACACCGGCCACCGCCGCTGACGCCGTATGCCACCACACATCCAAACTCAGCAACGAGTCATGACTCGACCTTGTCAACTCAGCAGCAATTACATTTTCCTGAAATAATAATTTACACCCACTGAAGAATACAAAAAAAACCCATTTTCTGTAATAatgaaaaaagataaaataaattaaattaaattaaaacgtAGTTGAGTTGGCTGTATGCAAGTTCCTCCCAACTCGGTACCGAGTCGGACCGAGTCCAGCTCCTGCACCCGAGTCCAACACGGAGTCCAAATTCGGCTCATCCTCCCCCCCTCTCATCACCATCAACAGCCGCTTCGCCTTCTCTCTCGCCCGCTCGCTTCCAATCTTCTCGATCTCACTCAACACCTCCACCGCATTGGCCTCCCTCGCCAGCCCGCGAAATCTCATCGATCCGTGACTCAGCACGTAGAGCGCCGCCACGCAGTTCTCCCGAGTGGACTCGGAGTCCAAGTCTCCCCGCCTCCTCAGCATCCCCACCAAGCACTGCACCGCGTTGGCATCGAGCATGGCGGATCTGCCCTCGTTGCAGCTCGCTAGATTGCACAGAATCAGTAGAGCTCGGCCCGCCGACGCCGGAGACTTggccaaggtcaacagagtcgGCACCGCGTTGTGTTGCTTAACGAGTCTGACTCGGTTGCTCTCCACCAGTGTCAAGTGATAGAGCGTCAACGCCGAGTCGTGGCGCGTCCGCTCACTCTCCGCCCTCACGAGCGCGTGCATCAGCGGTGGCAACGCGCCGAGCACGCCAATCGCAATCTTGTTGTCTTCCTCCAACGCCAAGCTGAAGAGCGCGCCGGCGGCGTGCTCCTGCGACTCACTGGATCCTCCCTTCAATACATCCACCAAATACGGGACGAATCCTGACCGTACGATCTTCACCTTGTTGGGCTTCTCCAGAGACAAGTTAACCAGCGAAGCGACGGCGTTTTGTTGCACGGTGCTGTATCGCGACACAATCAGCGACAGGACGGCGGAGAGTAGCCGGGGAGTGCAGAGCGAAATCCTAAGCTCCTCCTTCGTCCTCGTGAGCTTCCGGAGTAAAATTACTCCTTCCTCCTGGTCGATTACCTCGGGGCTTCTCAGCTTCGTCATCAATTGATCTTCCTCCTTGCATTCCGGAGacgaggaattagggtttaatgTTTCGAGCTCGGCGGTGATTTCGGAAGAAGACGCCGAGGAATAACACGACGGCCGAGTCGCGAACGGGAGAGGAATAGGTGGACTCGCCGACGGGATGACCACTGACTCCTCCGACGAGCTCGAGTAGAAATGGTCGACTCGGCGGCCCAACTCGGTCGCCGCGTGCAAGAACCTAACCGGCGGTTTCTCCGCCATCCCCCTCAGCAGCTCCCGCTCCGAAACTCTAATTCCAGGGTCTTCCCTATCCTCCTCCATCACCGCCCGTATGGCCTTATCGAGGGAGATTGAATCGGGTGCCTGCGGGTACTGGGCGTTGTTGTGGTCGCACCAGTTCCGGATGGTGGACTTGATGGCTAAATTGGGAATCATGGTGGAGAAATCGGGTCGGGTCCCGTCTTCGAGCTTGGGAGAGAAGCTCAATTCGCGGCATAGTTGGACGGAGAGGCGCTCGAAGGTCTGACCCGAAGAGACGACGACAGGGTCGGACATTAAGGACCCGGAAATGGGGCACAACAGCTCCTTCGGGGGATTCTTGGAGCTGGAATTGGAGCGGTAGAAGGTGATCTTCCACCTGTGCTTGCCATTACCGCCCATACTCAAGGAGGAGACTGCGGTGGCGGGGGCGGCAGAGCTATCAGTTTCAAGAATTTTGGGTCGATCGGTTTTTGAGGGATTGGGTTGTGGCGGTGGTGGACATGAGTAGGCTTAATTAAGGTACTTTTTTTCTAGAAGTTTTGGGTCTTGTTTAGTGTTTGACTTCTGTGAAGGATTGACCTAATCTTGGTCTATAAGCTGCGTGAGCTGTTTGTTTGACCAGTCATGGCAACACTTTCTGGGGCAAAAGTAAAACTACTTcgtttttgtttattatttttggagTGAGGAAAATGTAAAAATTTCTGTGGTTTTCTtgtgtatttttttatattttaaaataaatggtattatttactttaaaaGGGTGAGTGAGAATCGAACCTTTCAATAGCGTGGTTCAATTCATTTTTGAAGAGAATCGAACATTTCTTGTGTAAGGAAAATGTGAAAATAACTGGTGTTTGGTTCAATTCCTTTTTGAAGAGAATCGAATATTTCTTGTGTAAGGAAAATGTGAAAATAACTGGGGTTTTCTTATGTATTGTGTGTTGTTTTTTAAGAATGCGTTTTGGTATTGTAGTCAAATTTAACAGAGTAGTGTGTTttacgtttttattttttttatcacagtTCGAATTTTCTCTTTATAATTTCAATTTACATGGCTAGCATAATAGCATTTTTTCTGTTCTCATCTTAAGTTTTGTTCTTTAAATTATTGTTGCAACCTTTTTAttctgattttctttttctacattctcattcctttcatgatttattaatgtttttttatgaTTGAAGTCGTCTATTTTCAACATCTCTCTTATAGATCAACTCcattcaaattaaaccctaaataaaaaaattatttaaccgTTTAATTAATATTGTCGGAATTTTAgtgtttaattgaaaaaaaaaatgtctcaTTAGATGCATAAACGATTTTGaatttagttattttttttttttgcaaaatggTCTTTAAATAGTGATGTAGATGACAAATAGTTCTGATCATCATCGTATAAGATTGCATGATCAAAAGCTCGAAATGAGAAGGTAATTGCTTGCATACAGCATACCTATACTTATTTAATGGTTGAACTTAACTCGCTTGTAGCTTAAGAATATTTACCTTCACATCTAGCTTCTTAAGTTTGGTTCCAAAAAAGTTAGTTTTGAGATTAAGCAAtacaatttttaagttatatttaaaatttaatctaatTGGTATCATATTGATGAGTGGATTAGAAaatgggaattttaacgaaaagcttccggtactgttcactttaacgaaaaaccatatttttacactaaaaagtcaatcctggtactattcactttaccttttatccttatcattaaaactcaaaattttcaatcatttttcattagttttcctttagaaAATAGGATAAAGGACACCAATTTAGTTTAATATTAGAATGTTAAACCTACTACTTCTGTAGACCAATGGAACAACAATATAGTTCTGTTAAACAGTCTTATTCAAGGGAGATTTCAACATATAAAGAGTTAGAATAGATGGAAATCTGGTCAAGAAGTTGAAGTTGGATAATTCATCTCCTTGATTAAAGATTAAcattaaacaaatatgcaatTAAAATTACATGGTTTTGGGGTTTGCCATGCTGAAATTTGTATCGCTTTAGAGCATCTTCAGTAGAGTAGATAAATGGGTAGTCAAATTCATTTTGAGAAGCCATGTTAGCAAAAACACGCTCCAATTGTGTAATCCATTGAGTAGACTACTTTTTGAGAGTGAAATCTAATCAGACTCTCAAAAGTGAGCCTCTTTGACATTTCATATTTTTGCACATTGTTAGCATTAAACTATAACGTGTCAAGAAATCTGTAGGGCCTCATTTTAAAAGTCCTCATTAGCATTTCCATCTTAGATAAACAGAATGACAGTTGTCATACTAAAAAATTCCAAGAAGAGTGTATTTCAACTACTAACCATACGTATGCGAAGCTTACGAAATCATAGAGAGATTGTCTGAGAGCCTGGAGTTTGAAAGAGTCTTTGTCACGGACTCTCACATGCCAGAGTTAGTGGCTTCAATGATCACTTTAGGTTTTTGAATTATGATTGAGAACTTAGGTTAACTGTAAGTCGGCAAATTTTTGCAGAGCCTACCAAACCTTGCAAACCAGAGCTGCATTAAGTCAGGCAACTTGCATGTGTAGAGCTATAGTAGAGAACCGTCTTAAATTTCTGGCCCCGGCTTTTCTGCCCTTCTATTTTCCATACTCTCATTTTCTCCAATTTTGTGCGGTCCCGccatgttaacattttatactgatttttttacagaaataataagacaaaaaataatagtaatataaaatattgacgtggtttaaccgtaaccgtacaAATAGAAGGAGATAGAAGTGTATGAGAAGTGGGAAGGCAGAGAAGCTAGGTAAGGGATTTCGTTCCATCATTCATGGAGCGGGATATTCAATATGTCATCCAAACTATTCTTATTATAGACAATTGTCGATGAGGTGTTGATATGGACGTCCATGTGTTCTCTCGACATGGTGGGATATGGCATCAATAAGGTGTTGGTAACGTTTCAATATGGGAGGAGGATTATCTTCTCTTCTAATCtcattctctctcctcctatttgaacgaTTACGATTtagccacgtcaacatcttatattgattttttttatagagacaatAAGATAAAAACAATAAATGTGAGGAGAGGAGGGAAAGGGATGAAAATAGGAGGGAAGAAAATTTTACTCCTTTAATATGTTGTCAGTATAACTATTGATATGTTGTCCATAATCCCGCTCTGTGAACAGTTGGAGCAGTCctttgtgtgtatatattaaGAAAATGGggggtttttttttgtcaactgTTAAGCAGATAGTTGAACATGCCCATAACTTGAATCAATTAATACTATATTTCGGTGTCTGAAGCTCTGAGCTGGTAGATTTGGGAGATAAGTGAAGATCATTCAACTACAATTAGATGGTAATTAAGAAACAATAAACAAAGTTTTAGTTAACTAAAAGATGCTTGAACCAGACGAGAAAGATTCTTACTGATATCTCAGTTTCATTCTCGATGAGATATTGGAACAATCTAATGCACTACAACGTATCTTTAACTTTGAATGCTTTCGTTTGGGATTTTGCTTATATAGAAAACACTTGTGTTTATAAGCGCTTTTGCTAGAAGTATTTTTACTATAAAcatgttgaaatttttattaatcTATGTGTTTCATGGGAAAGTATTTGGAAGTGCTTGTCCTAGTGCTTTTTCAGAAACGCTTCTATGACCCATAAGTAATTTCAAGTTCTCCTCGAGACATAATCGGAAAACACTTTTAGCTCGTACAAAATACACACTCAATCCAAAACATGGCGTTAATGTACCCAAAACTACTTCATTCTCTCATTTACACTTTTAAGACACAGAGTTGTAGGTGAGGTAAGGGCTGCAGAGCCAACAAACTGATGAACTCCTACAGTTCATGGTTgcacaaatcaaaacaacagTAGCTCTTCCAAAGACCCAAAGGGCCATCTGGAAAATTATAGATTAAATTAAATGTTCACAAGTCTGAGAACACACCCGCTCCCCCATTTCATATACGCATGTAATCTGATAGTGAAGGAACACCTTTATTTCCTATTTGTTTAAAGACAAACGCcacatttatttaaaaaaaaaaaaaggaattaaaaACTCCTTGTTAACAACTTAATATCAGCAATGCTAAATGACCGATTCAAAAGGATTGGGAATTTATCGAAGGATGTTACTATCCacgcacttttttttttatctctcacatacctcttgttaatttttttttctttgatattctttcttcatttgatttgacttccaaaagttaaaaagagtgtgaaaaataaaaataaaaagatgtgtGAATGGTACCACTATTTACTGAAACATACAAAGCTTAAGATTTTCATGGAAATCAAGCTCTATGCTTGCACTTCCAGTGGGCTTGAATGTGCGAGCTTCAAATCATTGGGACTTGAGGGTGTCAAATGTAGTGGTTTCTAAATGGACATGGATCACTAAAggacttttatgttttttgggGCTTTGGTACTTACTCCATCTCGGTCAGTGGTCACAAAAAATAGACGAAtcacctttttgttttttttttttttttggtcagaaAGAACGAATCACCTTTTTGTTTGGTTAGATTATCTCCGACCATTAGGTTAAAATCTAAAATGTAAGttttaaattaattcaattcttCTTTTTAAATTAGGCTTAAAATAAGTTTTGGATTAAAGTCTAAAATtgaatctttaaaaaaaaacctaaaattgGGCAACTTTAACCCAGTATTTGGGCTGGAGTTAAAAAGTTGGCCCAACGATCCAGATTTGGacctatttaatttttaaatatattaaatccAACAGTTGAGATCAAATATGATTAAagctaacagtaaaaaaaagatctaacaatccaaaattaaatccaaaacaattaaaaaaaattatttgaatcaaaattcatctaaaaactctataaatacatatttcacGTGTCGGTTTTGTGAATTTTCAACTTTTACCGGAATCTAAatctttttagattaaaatgttcataagtGAGAGAATTTATGTACAACTTCTTCTAAGTATCCATGGAAAATGAAATTATAGATACAACATTTTATCATAGGATTTATGTACAGTTTGTGGTGCATGAATAATTTGAAATGTCTGCATGCTTTACTCAATTGTgtttgtgcaaaaaaaaaaaaaattcaataccCAATCTTTTTGAAACAGTCTCTTGCCTTTGATCTGGAAAGGTAAATTTGATGATTAATTACGTACAAATTAAAGTGCAAGAGAGAGATGAATTTGATAAGAACATATGAAATGCATTATTATTGCTAACTAATCAACCTTTTATTTGTCATTCCAAAAAATTATAGCTAATTAATGACTTAAAAGATGTGCCATGTATGGCCTCCCATATATGTACTAGACAATCCACATGCAGTAGGCAAACTGGTTACCTGTCTCGACAGATTGAAAGTCAAGGGCATGCTTTGGACTAAATCTCCCGGGTATGCCAGGAAAGAAACTTGACATGCAACAGGACGGAATAAACCAAGAATGCGGCATGCATATTTCACCAACAATCTTTGCAAAATGTCTTCCTTATTAGCACGCCGTGTCTTTTTGTCCTCACATAACCAATTAAGCAAAGTACACGTGGGTCGACATGAGCACTCATGTGTTGAAGTGTGTCTCGTATCTAAAACCTGAAGAAGTTAAATCCTTCTCGTTTGAATGGTTTCACTATATATCCTTGCATGAGCCCTTTACAAGTGGTTAAGCTGAATCGACTCTAGAACTTTGACATCATGTACTACCTAGACCTGAATTTTCAAAGTAGAGACCATAGAGACTTTGAAATTTCACCCCTAGCTTCTAGACACATAGTTAAATTCATAATCGTTAATCCCCATATATCACTATGATcgattcaaaattcaaactggAGTACAGCTGGAATAATTAAGTTTGttagtaccatattatattgggcctcgttacttgAGCTT is drawn from Malus domestica chromosome 14, GDT2T_hap1 and contains these coding sequences:
- the LOC103431169 gene encoding U-box domain-containing protein 38-like, with protein sequence MGGNGKHRWKITFYRSNSSSKNPPKELLCPISGSLMSDPVVVSSGQTFERLSVQLCRELSFSPKLEDGTRPDFSTMIPNLAIKSTIRNWCDHNNAQYPQAPDSISLDKAIRAVMEEDREDPGIRVSERELLRGMAEKPPVRFLHAATELGRRVDHFYSSSSEESVVIPSASPPIPLPFATRPSCYSSASSSEITAELETLNPNSSSPECKEEDQLMTKLRSPEVIDQEEGVILLRKLTRTKEELRISLCTPRLLSAVLSLIVSRYSTVQQNAVASLVNLSLEKPNKVKIVRSGFVPYLVDVLKGGSSESQEHAAGALFSLALEEDNKIAIGVLGALPPLMHALVRAESERTRHDSALTLYHLTLVESNRVRLVKQHNAVPTLLTLAKSPASAGRALLILCNLASCNEGRSAMLDANAVQCLVGMLRRRGDLDSESTRENCVAALYVLSHGSMRFRGLAREANAVEVLSEIEKIGSERAREKAKRLLMVMRGGEDEPNLDSVLDSGAGAGLGPTRYRVGRNLHTANSTTF